The Triticum aestivum cultivar Chinese Spring chromosome 3A, IWGSC CS RefSeq v2.1, whole genome shotgun sequence genome includes a region encoding these proteins:
- the LOC123062207 gene encoding pseudouridylate synthase 7 homolog isoform X3 has protein sequence MRCRHFLTPLLSPLSFANPPSRPLASRARAVAQPPAQRRAALAEPDVGISRFASSLPGFRGALKQRYSDFVVHEVARDGTLVRLTSFDLPDERADTDDEADADLPHALESFRLLCGDADCEALRGFLSRVSEGDSDVSPIILSPDADKAHRLEVHDFFKRNFIFLVTDTVEHSDGVQRCIRVRLRSGPRGRRNRTGTGSSEPSGWRDDRPFDSRGSVTWPYHLGKFLRFHLYKENKDTQEALRVIGKMLGLQPRSFRIAGTKDKRAITTQQVTLFKVHASRLAALNNKLTGIKVGDFNYVKEGLVLGQLMGNRFTITLRSVIAESEDMIKVAVDGLIKSGFINYYGLQRFGSASVPTHLVGAALLRGEWRSAVSLILDPREGECDDMNGVREHYKEHGDIDVAIRNFPRRLIAERAILQRLKKYPGNYLQALMAIPRTLRLMYVHSYQSYLWNHAASMRAGIYGLSGVIEGDLVYKKECLGEGIVTDASENNDDHTNTSEMAIFAETLPEETIQSVKIADSEDLLKAVYTLEDVVLPLPGSETLFPGNEVAGIYHEIANKDGISLTESTHGVKDLMTYTDDKIHLVETDLDVLSKAKPSEVNELLSTGASHDDSLDTSGATILAETESIGSSDLLPELAVKLSFTLPTSSYATMAIRELTKTSTSVDCQKALNS, from the exons ATGCGCTGCCGCCACTTCCTAACCccccttctctcccccctctcATTCGCAAACCCCCCTTCTCGCCCCCTCGCCAGCCGCGCCCGCGCCGTGGCCCAGCCGCCCGCCCAgcgccgcgccgccctcgccgagcCCGACGTGGGCATCTCCCGGTTCGCCTCCTCACTCCCCGGCTTCCGCGGCGCCCTCAAGCAGCGCTACTCCGACTTCGTCGTCCACGAGGTCGCCCGCGACGGCACCCTCGTCCGCCTCACCTCCTTCGACCTCCCCGACGAG CGTGCAGATACGGATGACGAGGCCGACGCTGACCTCCCGCACGCACTTGAATCGTTCCGGCTGCTCTGTGGTGACGCCGATTGTGAGGCGTTGAGGGGATTTCTGTCGAGGGTTTCAGAAGGTGATAGTGATGTCTCACCGATCATTCTCTCCCCTGATGCCGACAAGGCTCATCGCTTG GAGGTGCATGACTTCTTCAAGAGGAACTTCATCTTCTTGGTGACGGACACCGTTGAGCACAGCGATGGGGTCCAGAGGTGTATTAGGGTGCGGTTGAGGTCAGGGCCACGTGGCCGGAGGAACAGGACGGGCACAGGAAGTTCTGAACCTTCAGGCTGGAGAGATGACAGGCCATTTGATAGTAGAGGATCTGTAACCTGGCCTTATCATCTTGGGAAGTTTCTCAG GTTTCATCTCTACAAAGAGAACAAGGACACCCAGGAGGCACTAAGAGTTATAGGAAAAATGTTAGGGCTTCAG CCACGATCTTTTAGGATTGCAGGGACAAAGGATAAACGTGCTATTACAACCCAGCAG GTAACACTTTTCAAGGTACATGCCAGTAGGTTGGCCGCTCTAAATAATAAACTCACTGGCATTAAAGTTGGAGATTTTAA TTATGTAAAGGAGGGCCTTGTTCTTGGTCAACTCATGGGAAACCGATTTACAATTACCTTAAG GAGTGTTATCGCAGAATCAGAAGACATGATTAAGGTAGCTGTTGATGGATTGATAAAAAGTGGGTTTATCAATTACTACGGTCTGCAG CGTTTTGGTAGTGCTTCAGTACCAACTCATCTCGTTGGTGCTGCTTTGCTTAGAGGAGAGTGGAGAAGTGCTGTTAGCTTGATTCTTGATCCAAGGGAAGGAG AGTGTGATGACATGAATGGGGTGAGGGAACATTACAAGGAACATGGTGATATTGATGTGGCAATTAGGAATTTTCCTCGGCGTCTCATAGCAGAGAGGGCTATC CTTCAGCGTTTGAAGAAGTACCCTGGCAACTATCTACAAGCACTAATGGCTATACCTAGAACACTGAGATTGAT GTATGTACATAGTTACCAGAGTTATCTATGGAACCATGCTGCGAGTATGAGAGCTGGAATATATG GTTTATCAGGGGTCATAGAAGGTGACTTGGTTTACAAAAAAGAATGTCTTGGAGAAGGAATTGTAACAGATGCTTCAGAAAATAATGATGACCACACCAACACATCTGAAATGGCCATATTTGCTGAAACACTTCCGGAAGAAACGATCCAGTCTGTCAAG ATAGCTGATTCTGAAGATTTATTGAAGGCAGTGTACACACTCGAGGATGTTGTCCTTCCTTTGCCTGG CTCAGAAACATTGTTTCCTGGAAATGAAGTTGCTGGGATTTACCATGAAATAGCTAACAAG GATGGTATTAGCCTGACAGAGAGCACCCATGGAGTCAA GGACCTCATGACTTACACAGATGACAAAATACACTTAGTGGAGACTGACTTAGATGTTCTATCCAAAGCCAAGCCATCTGAAGTAAATGAACTGTTATCTACAGGGGCGTCACATGATGATTCATTGGACACCTCTGGAGCAACCATCCTAGCAGAGACCGAATCTATTGGCAGCTCAGATCTGTTACCAGAGCTTGCCGTAAAATTAAGTTTTACTCTACCGACATCATCTTATGCTACGATGGCTATCAGGGAGCTGACGAAGACTTCAACTTCG GTTGATTGTCAGAAAGCATTAAACTCCTGA
- the LOC123062207 gene encoding pseudouridylate synthase 7 homolog isoform X4: MRCRHFLTPLLSPLSFANPPSRPLASRARAVAQPPAQRRAALAEPDVGISRFASSLPGFRGALKQRYSDFVVHEVARDGTLVRLTSFDLPDERADTDDEADADLPHALESFRLLCGDADCEALRGFLSRVSEGDSDVSPIILSPDADKAHRLEVHDFFKRNFIFLVTDTVEHSDGVQRCIRVRLRSGPRGRRNRTGTGSSEPSGWRDDRPFDSRGSVTWPYHLGKFLRFHLYKENKDTQEALRVIGKMLGLQPRSFRIAGTKDKRAITTQQVTLFKVHASRLAALNNKLTGIKVGDFNYVKEGLVLGQLMGNRFTITLRSVIAESEDMIKVAVDGLIKSGFINYYGLQRFGSASVPTHLVGAALLRGEWRSAVSLILDPREGECDDMNGVREHYKEHGDIDVAIRNFPRRLIAERAILQRLKKYPGNYLQALMAIPRTLRLMYVHSYQSYLWNHAASMRAGIYGLSGVIEGDLVYKKECLGEGIVTDASENNDDHTNTSEMAIFAETLPEETIQSVKIADSEDLLKAVYTLEDVVLPLPGSETLFPGNEVAGIYHEIANKDGISLTESTHGVKEFSITSMKGGYRRVLQRPIDCEWIPCTSQLNRLLILQGPHDLHR; this comes from the exons ATGCGCTGCCGCCACTTCCTAACCccccttctctcccccctctcATTCGCAAACCCCCCTTCTCGCCCCCTCGCCAGCCGCGCCCGCGCCGTGGCCCAGCCGCCCGCCCAgcgccgcgccgccctcgccgagcCCGACGTGGGCATCTCCCGGTTCGCCTCCTCACTCCCCGGCTTCCGCGGCGCCCTCAAGCAGCGCTACTCCGACTTCGTCGTCCACGAGGTCGCCCGCGACGGCACCCTCGTCCGCCTCACCTCCTTCGACCTCCCCGACGAG CGTGCAGATACGGATGACGAGGCCGACGCTGACCTCCCGCACGCACTTGAATCGTTCCGGCTGCTCTGTGGTGACGCCGATTGTGAGGCGTTGAGGGGATTTCTGTCGAGGGTTTCAGAAGGTGATAGTGATGTCTCACCGATCATTCTCTCCCCTGATGCCGACAAGGCTCATCGCTTG GAGGTGCATGACTTCTTCAAGAGGAACTTCATCTTCTTGGTGACGGACACCGTTGAGCACAGCGATGGGGTCCAGAGGTGTATTAGGGTGCGGTTGAGGTCAGGGCCACGTGGCCGGAGGAACAGGACGGGCACAGGAAGTTCTGAACCTTCAGGCTGGAGAGATGACAGGCCATTTGATAGTAGAGGATCTGTAACCTGGCCTTATCATCTTGGGAAGTTTCTCAG GTTTCATCTCTACAAAGAGAACAAGGACACCCAGGAGGCACTAAGAGTTATAGGAAAAATGTTAGGGCTTCAG CCACGATCTTTTAGGATTGCAGGGACAAAGGATAAACGTGCTATTACAACCCAGCAG GTAACACTTTTCAAGGTACATGCCAGTAGGTTGGCCGCTCTAAATAATAAACTCACTGGCATTAAAGTTGGAGATTTTAA TTATGTAAAGGAGGGCCTTGTTCTTGGTCAACTCATGGGAAACCGATTTACAATTACCTTAAG GAGTGTTATCGCAGAATCAGAAGACATGATTAAGGTAGCTGTTGATGGATTGATAAAAAGTGGGTTTATCAATTACTACGGTCTGCAG CGTTTTGGTAGTGCTTCAGTACCAACTCATCTCGTTGGTGCTGCTTTGCTTAGAGGAGAGTGGAGAAGTGCTGTTAGCTTGATTCTTGATCCAAGGGAAGGAG AGTGTGATGACATGAATGGGGTGAGGGAACATTACAAGGAACATGGTGATATTGATGTGGCAATTAGGAATTTTCCTCGGCGTCTCATAGCAGAGAGGGCTATC CTTCAGCGTTTGAAGAAGTACCCTGGCAACTATCTACAAGCACTAATGGCTATACCTAGAACACTGAGATTGAT GTATGTACATAGTTACCAGAGTTATCTATGGAACCATGCTGCGAGTATGAGAGCTGGAATATATG GTTTATCAGGGGTCATAGAAGGTGACTTGGTTTACAAAAAAGAATGTCTTGGAGAAGGAATTGTAACAGATGCTTCAGAAAATAATGATGACCACACCAACACATCTGAAATGGCCATATTTGCTGAAACACTTCCGGAAGAAACGATCCAGTCTGTCAAG ATAGCTGATTCTGAAGATTTATTGAAGGCAGTGTACACACTCGAGGATGTTGTCCTTCCTTTGCCTGG CTCAGAAACATTGTTTCCTGGAAATGAAGTTGCTGGGATTTACCATGAAATAGCTAACAAG GATGGTATTAGCCTGACAGAGAGCACCCATGGAGTCAA GGAATTCTCGATTACAAGCATGAAAGGAGGTTACCGTCGTGTATTACAACGACCTATTGACTGTGAATG GATACCTTGTACTTCTCAGTTAAATCGTCTCTTAATACTGCAGGGACCTCATGACTTACACAGATGA
- the LOC123062207 gene encoding pseudouridylate synthase 7 homolog isoform X6 codes for MRCRHFLTPLLSPLSFANPPSRPLASRARAVAQPPAQRRAALAEPDVGISRFASSLPGFRGALKQRYSDFVVHEVARDGTLVRLTSFDLPDERADTDDEADADLPHALESFRLLCGDADCEALRGFLSRVSEGDSDVSPIILSPDADKAHRLEVHDFFKRNFIFLVTDTVEHSDGVQRCIRVRLRSGPRGRRNRTGTGSSEPSGWRDDRPFDSRGSVTWPYHLGKFLRFHLYKENKDTQEALRVIGKMLGLQPRSFRIAGTKDKRAITTQQVTLFKVHASRLAALNNKLTGIKVGDFNYVKEGLVLGQLMGNRFTITLRSVIAESEDMIKVAVDGLIKSGFINYYGLQRFGSASVPTHLVGAALLRGEWRSAVSLILDPREGECDDMNGVREHYKEHGDIDVAIRNFPRRLIAERAILQRLKKYPGNYLQALMAIPRTLRLMYVHSYQSYLWNHAASMRAGIYGLSGVIEGDLVYKKECLGEGIVTDASENNDDHTNTSEMAIFAETLPEETIQSVKIADSEDLLKAVYTLEDVVLPLPGSETLFPGNEVAGIYHEIANKDGISLTESTHGVKEFSITSMKGGYRRVLQRPIDCEWGVT; via the exons ATGCGCTGCCGCCACTTCCTAACCccccttctctcccccctctcATTCGCAAACCCCCCTTCTCGCCCCCTCGCCAGCCGCGCCCGCGCCGTGGCCCAGCCGCCCGCCCAgcgccgcgccgccctcgccgagcCCGACGTGGGCATCTCCCGGTTCGCCTCCTCACTCCCCGGCTTCCGCGGCGCCCTCAAGCAGCGCTACTCCGACTTCGTCGTCCACGAGGTCGCCCGCGACGGCACCCTCGTCCGCCTCACCTCCTTCGACCTCCCCGACGAG CGTGCAGATACGGATGACGAGGCCGACGCTGACCTCCCGCACGCACTTGAATCGTTCCGGCTGCTCTGTGGTGACGCCGATTGTGAGGCGTTGAGGGGATTTCTGTCGAGGGTTTCAGAAGGTGATAGTGATGTCTCACCGATCATTCTCTCCCCTGATGCCGACAAGGCTCATCGCTTG GAGGTGCATGACTTCTTCAAGAGGAACTTCATCTTCTTGGTGACGGACACCGTTGAGCACAGCGATGGGGTCCAGAGGTGTATTAGGGTGCGGTTGAGGTCAGGGCCACGTGGCCGGAGGAACAGGACGGGCACAGGAAGTTCTGAACCTTCAGGCTGGAGAGATGACAGGCCATTTGATAGTAGAGGATCTGTAACCTGGCCTTATCATCTTGGGAAGTTTCTCAG GTTTCATCTCTACAAAGAGAACAAGGACACCCAGGAGGCACTAAGAGTTATAGGAAAAATGTTAGGGCTTCAG CCACGATCTTTTAGGATTGCAGGGACAAAGGATAAACGTGCTATTACAACCCAGCAG GTAACACTTTTCAAGGTACATGCCAGTAGGTTGGCCGCTCTAAATAATAAACTCACTGGCATTAAAGTTGGAGATTTTAA TTATGTAAAGGAGGGCCTTGTTCTTGGTCAACTCATGGGAAACCGATTTACAATTACCTTAAG GAGTGTTATCGCAGAATCAGAAGACATGATTAAGGTAGCTGTTGATGGATTGATAAAAAGTGGGTTTATCAATTACTACGGTCTGCAG CGTTTTGGTAGTGCTTCAGTACCAACTCATCTCGTTGGTGCTGCTTTGCTTAGAGGAGAGTGGAGAAGTGCTGTTAGCTTGATTCTTGATCCAAGGGAAGGAG AGTGTGATGACATGAATGGGGTGAGGGAACATTACAAGGAACATGGTGATATTGATGTGGCAATTAGGAATTTTCCTCGGCGTCTCATAGCAGAGAGGGCTATC CTTCAGCGTTTGAAGAAGTACCCTGGCAACTATCTACAAGCACTAATGGCTATACCTAGAACACTGAGATTGAT GTATGTACATAGTTACCAGAGTTATCTATGGAACCATGCTGCGAGTATGAGAGCTGGAATATATG GTTTATCAGGGGTCATAGAAGGTGACTTGGTTTACAAAAAAGAATGTCTTGGAGAAGGAATTGTAACAGATGCTTCAGAAAATAATGATGACCACACCAACACATCTGAAATGGCCATATTTGCTGAAACACTTCCGGAAGAAACGATCCAGTCTGTCAAG ATAGCTGATTCTGAAGATTTATTGAAGGCAGTGTACACACTCGAGGATGTTGTCCTTCCTTTGCCTGG CTCAGAAACATTGTTTCCTGGAAATGAAGTTGCTGGGATTTACCATGAAATAGCTAACAAG GATGGTATTAGCCTGACAGAGAGCACCCATGGAGTCAA GGAATTCTCGATTACAAGCATGAAAGGAGGTTACCGTCGTGTATTACAACGACCTATTGACTGTGAATG GGGCGTCACATGA
- the LOC123062207 gene encoding pseudouridylate synthase 7 homolog isoform X2, which yields MRCRHFLTPLLSPLSFANPPSRPLASRARAVAQPPAQRRAALAEPDVGISRFASSLPGFRGALKQRYSDFVVHEVARDGTLVRLTSFDLPDERADTDDEADADLPHALESFRLLCGDADCEALRGFLSRVSEGDSDVSPIILSPDADKAHRLEVHDFFKRNFIFLVTDTVEHSDGVQRCIRVRLRSGPRGRRNRTGTGSSEPSGWRDDRPFDSRGSVTWPYHLGKFLRFHLYKENKDTQEALRVIGKMLGLQPRSFRIAGTKDKRAITTQQVTLFKVHASRLAALNNKLTGIKVGDFKSVIAESEDMIKVAVDGLIKSGFINYYGLQRFGSASVPTHLVGAALLRGEWRSAVSLILDPREGECDDMNGVREHYKEHGDIDVAIRNFPRRLIAERAILQRLKKYPGNYLQALMAIPRTLRLMYVHSYQSYLWNHAASMRAGIYGLSGVIEGDLVYKKECLGEGIVTDASENNDDHTNTSEMAIFAETLPEETIQSVKIADSEDLLKAVYTLEDVVLPLPGSETLFPGNEVAGIYHEIANKDGISLTESTHGVKEFSITSMKGGYRRVLQRPIDCEWDLMTYTDDKIHLVETDLDVLSKAKPSEVNELLSTGASHDDSLDTSGATILAETESIGSSDLLPELAVKLSFTLPTSSYATMAIRELTKTSTSVDCQKALNS from the exons ATGCGCTGCCGCCACTTCCTAACCccccttctctcccccctctcATTCGCAAACCCCCCTTCTCGCCCCCTCGCCAGCCGCGCCCGCGCCGTGGCCCAGCCGCCCGCCCAgcgccgcgccgccctcgccgagcCCGACGTGGGCATCTCCCGGTTCGCCTCCTCACTCCCCGGCTTCCGCGGCGCCCTCAAGCAGCGCTACTCCGACTTCGTCGTCCACGAGGTCGCCCGCGACGGCACCCTCGTCCGCCTCACCTCCTTCGACCTCCCCGACGAG CGTGCAGATACGGATGACGAGGCCGACGCTGACCTCCCGCACGCACTTGAATCGTTCCGGCTGCTCTGTGGTGACGCCGATTGTGAGGCGTTGAGGGGATTTCTGTCGAGGGTTTCAGAAGGTGATAGTGATGTCTCACCGATCATTCTCTCCCCTGATGCCGACAAGGCTCATCGCTTG GAGGTGCATGACTTCTTCAAGAGGAACTTCATCTTCTTGGTGACGGACACCGTTGAGCACAGCGATGGGGTCCAGAGGTGTATTAGGGTGCGGTTGAGGTCAGGGCCACGTGGCCGGAGGAACAGGACGGGCACAGGAAGTTCTGAACCTTCAGGCTGGAGAGATGACAGGCCATTTGATAGTAGAGGATCTGTAACCTGGCCTTATCATCTTGGGAAGTTTCTCAG GTTTCATCTCTACAAAGAGAACAAGGACACCCAGGAGGCACTAAGAGTTATAGGAAAAATGTTAGGGCTTCAG CCACGATCTTTTAGGATTGCAGGGACAAAGGATAAACGTGCTATTACAACCCAGCAG GTAACACTTTTCAAGGTACATGCCAGTAGGTTGGCCGCTCTAAATAATAAACTCACTGGCATTAAAGTTGGAGATTTTAA GAGTGTTATCGCAGAATCAGAAGACATGATTAAGGTAGCTGTTGATGGATTGATAAAAAGTGGGTTTATCAATTACTACGGTCTGCAG CGTTTTGGTAGTGCTTCAGTACCAACTCATCTCGTTGGTGCTGCTTTGCTTAGAGGAGAGTGGAGAAGTGCTGTTAGCTTGATTCTTGATCCAAGGGAAGGAG AGTGTGATGACATGAATGGGGTGAGGGAACATTACAAGGAACATGGTGATATTGATGTGGCAATTAGGAATTTTCCTCGGCGTCTCATAGCAGAGAGGGCTATC CTTCAGCGTTTGAAGAAGTACCCTGGCAACTATCTACAAGCACTAATGGCTATACCTAGAACACTGAGATTGAT GTATGTACATAGTTACCAGAGTTATCTATGGAACCATGCTGCGAGTATGAGAGCTGGAATATATG GTTTATCAGGGGTCATAGAAGGTGACTTGGTTTACAAAAAAGAATGTCTTGGAGAAGGAATTGTAACAGATGCTTCAGAAAATAATGATGACCACACCAACACATCTGAAATGGCCATATTTGCTGAAACACTTCCGGAAGAAACGATCCAGTCTGTCAAG ATAGCTGATTCTGAAGATTTATTGAAGGCAGTGTACACACTCGAGGATGTTGTCCTTCCTTTGCCTGG CTCAGAAACATTGTTTCCTGGAAATGAAGTTGCTGGGATTTACCATGAAATAGCTAACAAG GATGGTATTAGCCTGACAGAGAGCACCCATGGAGTCAA GGAATTCTCGATTACAAGCATGAAAGGAGGTTACCGTCGTGTATTACAACGACCTATTGACTGTGAATG GGACCTCATGACTTACACAGATGACAAAATACACTTAGTGGAGACTGACTTAGATGTTCTATCCAAAGCCAAGCCATCTGAAGTAAATGAACTGTTATCTACAGGGGCGTCACATGATGATTCATTGGACACCTCTGGAGCAACCATCCTAGCAGAGACCGAATCTATTGGCAGCTCAGATCTGTTACCAGAGCTTGCCGTAAAATTAAGTTTTACTCTACCGACATCATCTTATGCTACGATGGCTATCAGGGAGCTGACGAAGACTTCAACTTCG GTTGATTGTCAGAAAGCATTAAACTCCTGA
- the LOC123062207 gene encoding pseudouridylate synthase 7 homolog isoform X1, with product MRCRHFLTPLLSPLSFANPPSRPLASRARAVAQPPAQRRAALAEPDVGISRFASSLPGFRGALKQRYSDFVVHEVARDGTLVRLTSFDLPDERADTDDEADADLPHALESFRLLCGDADCEALRGFLSRVSEGDSDVSPIILSPDADKAHRLEVHDFFKRNFIFLVTDTVEHSDGVQRCIRVRLRSGPRGRRNRTGTGSSEPSGWRDDRPFDSRGSVTWPYHLGKFLRFHLYKENKDTQEALRVIGKMLGLQPRSFRIAGTKDKRAITTQQVTLFKVHASRLAALNNKLTGIKVGDFNYVKEGLVLGQLMGNRFTITLRSVIAESEDMIKVAVDGLIKSGFINYYGLQRFGSASVPTHLVGAALLRGEWRSAVSLILDPREGECDDMNGVREHYKEHGDIDVAIRNFPRRLIAERAILQRLKKYPGNYLQALMAIPRTLRLMYVHSYQSYLWNHAASMRAGIYGLSGVIEGDLVYKKECLGEGIVTDASENNDDHTNTSEMAIFAETLPEETIQSVKIADSEDLLKAVYTLEDVVLPLPGSETLFPGNEVAGIYHEIANKDGISLTESTHGVKEFSITSMKGGYRRVLQRPIDCEWDLMTYTDDKIHLVETDLDVLSKAKPSEVNELLSTGASHDDSLDTSGATILAETESIGSSDLLPELAVKLSFTLPTSSYATMAIRELTKTSTSVDCQKALNS from the exons ATGCGCTGCCGCCACTTCCTAACCccccttctctcccccctctcATTCGCAAACCCCCCTTCTCGCCCCCTCGCCAGCCGCGCCCGCGCCGTGGCCCAGCCGCCCGCCCAgcgccgcgccgccctcgccgagcCCGACGTGGGCATCTCCCGGTTCGCCTCCTCACTCCCCGGCTTCCGCGGCGCCCTCAAGCAGCGCTACTCCGACTTCGTCGTCCACGAGGTCGCCCGCGACGGCACCCTCGTCCGCCTCACCTCCTTCGACCTCCCCGACGAG CGTGCAGATACGGATGACGAGGCCGACGCTGACCTCCCGCACGCACTTGAATCGTTCCGGCTGCTCTGTGGTGACGCCGATTGTGAGGCGTTGAGGGGATTTCTGTCGAGGGTTTCAGAAGGTGATAGTGATGTCTCACCGATCATTCTCTCCCCTGATGCCGACAAGGCTCATCGCTTG GAGGTGCATGACTTCTTCAAGAGGAACTTCATCTTCTTGGTGACGGACACCGTTGAGCACAGCGATGGGGTCCAGAGGTGTATTAGGGTGCGGTTGAGGTCAGGGCCACGTGGCCGGAGGAACAGGACGGGCACAGGAAGTTCTGAACCTTCAGGCTGGAGAGATGACAGGCCATTTGATAGTAGAGGATCTGTAACCTGGCCTTATCATCTTGGGAAGTTTCTCAG GTTTCATCTCTACAAAGAGAACAAGGACACCCAGGAGGCACTAAGAGTTATAGGAAAAATGTTAGGGCTTCAG CCACGATCTTTTAGGATTGCAGGGACAAAGGATAAACGTGCTATTACAACCCAGCAG GTAACACTTTTCAAGGTACATGCCAGTAGGTTGGCCGCTCTAAATAATAAACTCACTGGCATTAAAGTTGGAGATTTTAA TTATGTAAAGGAGGGCCTTGTTCTTGGTCAACTCATGGGAAACCGATTTACAATTACCTTAAG GAGTGTTATCGCAGAATCAGAAGACATGATTAAGGTAGCTGTTGATGGATTGATAAAAAGTGGGTTTATCAATTACTACGGTCTGCAG CGTTTTGGTAGTGCTTCAGTACCAACTCATCTCGTTGGTGCTGCTTTGCTTAGAGGAGAGTGGAGAAGTGCTGTTAGCTTGATTCTTGATCCAAGGGAAGGAG AGTGTGATGACATGAATGGGGTGAGGGAACATTACAAGGAACATGGTGATATTGATGTGGCAATTAGGAATTTTCCTCGGCGTCTCATAGCAGAGAGGGCTATC CTTCAGCGTTTGAAGAAGTACCCTGGCAACTATCTACAAGCACTAATGGCTATACCTAGAACACTGAGATTGAT GTATGTACATAGTTACCAGAGTTATCTATGGAACCATGCTGCGAGTATGAGAGCTGGAATATATG GTTTATCAGGGGTCATAGAAGGTGACTTGGTTTACAAAAAAGAATGTCTTGGAGAAGGAATTGTAACAGATGCTTCAGAAAATAATGATGACCACACCAACACATCTGAAATGGCCATATTTGCTGAAACACTTCCGGAAGAAACGATCCAGTCTGTCAAG ATAGCTGATTCTGAAGATTTATTGAAGGCAGTGTACACACTCGAGGATGTTGTCCTTCCTTTGCCTGG CTCAGAAACATTGTTTCCTGGAAATGAAGTTGCTGGGATTTACCATGAAATAGCTAACAAG GATGGTATTAGCCTGACAGAGAGCACCCATGGAGTCAA GGAATTCTCGATTACAAGCATGAAAGGAGGTTACCGTCGTGTATTACAACGACCTATTGACTGTGAATG GGACCTCATGACTTACACAGATGACAAAATACACTTAGTGGAGACTGACTTAGATGTTCTATCCAAAGCCAAGCCATCTGAAGTAAATGAACTGTTATCTACAGGGGCGTCACATGATGATTCATTGGACACCTCTGGAGCAACCATCCTAGCAGAGACCGAATCTATTGGCAGCTCAGATCTGTTACCAGAGCTTGCCGTAAAATTAAGTTTTACTCTACCGACATCATCTTATGCTACGATGGCTATCAGGGAGCTGACGAAGACTTCAACTTCG GTTGATTGTCAGAAAGCATTAAACTCCTGA